The nucleotide window ATCTGAAGGACTTATATTTCTTACCAATGATGGAGATATTGTAAATAAAATTCTTAGAGCTGGTAATAATCATCAAAAAGAGTATGTTGTTACTGTAAATAAAACCATTAATGAGCGTTTTATTAAAAGAATGAGTAATGGAATACCCATTCTAGGTACAGTAACAAAAAAATGTAAAGTTGAACAAATAAATGATACAACTTTTAAGATAATTTTAGTTCAAGGATTAAATCGTCAAATTAGAAGAATGTGTGAGTATTTAGATTACGAAGTAGTTAAACTAAAGCGCACACGAATTATGAATGTTTCCTTAGGTAAATTAAAAAGAGGAGAGTGGAGAGAGTTAACATCCCAAGAAATGGATGAAATTACTAAGCTAGTAAGTACATCTTCTAAAACTCAAGAAATATCAAAAGAACCTAAAAAGAATCAAAATTTAAAATCAGGAAAAAGAACAAATTTTAATTCTAAATTTGGGAGAAAGAGAAATAAATAGAACTTATAAAATAAATAACAATAAGAAACTTTTAACTTTCTACTTTACAACATTAAACTTACATGCTTATCTTTGCCAACTATGCAATTTGACTTAAAAATAACTGATCCAAAAAGTAAAGCGCGTGCAGGAGTAATAACTACTGATCACGGAACTATAGAAACTCCAATATTTATGCCTGTAGGTACAGTTGCTACAGTTAAAGGAGTTCATCAATCTGAATTAAAGGAGCAAATAAATCCTGATATAATATTAGGAAATACATACCACTTATATTTACGACCACAAACAAAGATCCTTGAACAAGCTGGAGGGTTACATAAGTTTATGAATTGGGATCGTAATATTTTAACTGATAGTGGAGGATATCAAGTATACTCTCTTTCTGGAAGAAGAAAAATAAACGAAGAGGGAGTAAAGTTTAAAAGTCATATTGATGGCTCTACACATTTTTTTACACCAGAAAATGTAATGGAAACACAACGTACAATTGGAGCGGATATTATTATGGCTTTTGATGAATGTACACCATATCCGTGTGATTATAATTATGCAAAAAGATCAATGCATATGACGCATCGTTGGTTAAAAAGATGTATTAATCATTTAGAAAAAACACCTTTAAAATACGATTATAATCAAACTTTTTTTCCAATAGTACAAGGGAGTACTTATAAAGATTTACGAAAACAATCTGCAGAATATATTGCTTCTGTAGGAGCAGAAGGGAATGCAATTGGAGGTTTATCTGTAGGGGAACCAGCAGAAGAATTGTATGCAATGACTGAGGTTGTTACAGAAATTTTACCTGAAGATAAACCTAGATATTTAATGGGAGTTGGAACTCCAATAAATATATTAGAAAATATAGCTTTAGGAATTGATATGTTTGATTGTGTTATGCCAACACGTAATGCTCGTAACGGAATGTTGTTTACAGCGCATGGAAGTATAAATATAAAAAATAAGAAATGGGAAAATGATTTTTCCCCTATAGATGAAATGGGGATTACTCATGTAGATACTATGTATTCTAAAGCATATTTAAGACATCTTTTTGCATCTAAAGAAATGTTAGGTAAACAAATAGCATCTATACATAACTTAGGGTTTTACTTATGGTTAACCCGCGAAGCAAGAAAGCATATTTTAGCAGGAGATTTTGTTGAGTGGAAAGACAAGATGGTAAAACAAATGGACAAACGTTTATAATTTGAAATTATTAGATAGGTACATATTAAAACGTTATTTGGTAACTTTTCTGTTTACCTTACTTATATTGATACCAATAGCGGTTGCTATTGATATTGCTGAGAAAATAGATAAGTTTTTAAGAAATGAAAGCTTAACATTATTTGAAGTTGTAAATGATTATTATGTAAATTTTATAATTTACTATGTTAATACATTTATGCCATTAGCATTGTTTATAGCTGTGATTTTATTTACATCTAAGCTTGCTAATAACACTGAAATAGTTGCTATTAATAGCTCACAAATATCGTTTACTAGATTTTTATATCCATATTTTGTTGGTGCTACTATTATAACAACAGTTGCACTTTTAATGAATCATTTTTTTGTGCCATCTAGTAGTAAAACAAGAAGGACATTTGAAAAAAAATACCTATCAAGTAGACATTATGTTGATAATTCTATAAGGGACTTTAGTTTACAATTAAATGATAGTACTTATGTTTTTATACAAAGATTTAACTTAGAAAGAAATTCGGGATACAATTTCTCAACTGAAACTTATAAAGGAATTCAATTAAAATATAAATTAACTTCAGAAAATATAAATTGGGATAAAAACGATAGCGTTTTTAAATTATATAATTGGAAAATACGTAAAGTACTAAAAGATAGAGATATTATTTCTTCAGGAAATAATATGGATACAACTTTTGCATTTACACCTAAAGATTTTAATTATAAGTCTATTGTTGCCCAAGAAATGGGATCAAATGAGCTGATAGATTTTATTACCATATCTAAAAAAAGAGGTATTAAAAATTTAAACGCTTATTATGTTGAGCTGTATAAAAGAACTAGCTTACCTATTGCTTCATATATTTTAACTTTAATAGCAGTAGCTTTAGCATATAAGAAAAAAAGAGGAGGAATTGGAGTTAATTTAGCTTTTGGTTTAGCTATTATGTTTGTGTACATATTTGTTTTAAAAATAGCTGAAGTTCTTGGTGCTGTTGCCGATGCAAATCCTTTAATAAATGTTTGGACGCCAAATATCATATTTGGTATTTATGCGATATACTTATATATAAATGCAAGAAAGTAAACTTAAGCATTATTTACTATTACATTTTATAGTTTTTATTTGGGGCTTTACCGCTATTTTAGGAGCTTTAATAACTATTAATGCTGTACCATTAGTTTGGTTTAGAATGCTACTAGCTGTTATTTTTATAGCTATTTATTTTATTGTAAAAAAGAAGAGCTTTAAAATAGAAAAAAAGGCAATTTTAAAATTTGTAATCTCAGGTTTAATAATAGCATTACATTGGATAACTTTTTTTAAAGCAATAAAAGTATCAAATGTATCAGTAGCTCTAGTAACTATGAGTACAGGAGCTTTTTTTACTTCATTAATTGAGCCTGTTTTTTTCAAAAGAAGAATAAAAGCAATTGAAATCTTACTAGGTTTATTGGTGATTTTTGGGTTATATATTATATTTAATTTTGAAAGCAAATATACTTTAGGAATTATATATGCATTGATTTCCTCTTTTTTGTCTGCTTTATTTTCAGTATTAAATGGATTATTTGTAAAAAAGTATGAAGCAGACTTAATATCATTTTATCAACTACTTTTTGGCGTTTTAGGTGTTACTGTATTTTTGATTTTTACAAATCAATTTTCATTAGAATTTTTTAGTTTACCATTGTCAGATTGGTTTTATCTATTATTATTAAGTAGTATTTGTACTGCTTATGCTTTTATAGCCTCCGTTCACGTAATGAAATATTTAACTCCATATACAGTAATGCTAACTATTAACTTAGAGCCCGTATACGCTATAATATTAGCTTTAATTATTTTTGGAGAAAAAGAACAAATGAATATAGAATTTTATTACGGAGCTGCTATTGTTTTATTTGTAGTATTATTAAATGGTTTACTGAAGAATAAAAGAGCTATTGAAAAAAAAATAAGAACAAAAAATAAGTAAAAAAGAGTTAGTAATAATATAACTGTGCAAATTTTTAGTATGTTTGCTTTTACAAACAACTGATTAAATAAGTAGAAAATCAAACTATACACAATGGAATATTTAGATTTTGAAATGCCAATTAAAGAATTAGAAGATCAATTGGCAAAATGCTTTGATATAGGAAAAGAAAGTGATGTTGACGTTACAGAGACCTGTAAGAAAATTGAAAAAAAATTAGAGAAAGCTAAAAAAGATATATATAAAAACTTGACACCTTGGCAACGAGTACAATTATCACGCCATCCTAATAGACCTTATACTCTAGATTATATTAAAGCTATTTGCGGAAATACTTTTATGGAATTACATGGAGATAGAAGTGTTAAAGATGATAAAGCAATGATTGGTGGTTTAGGTAAAATAGGTGATCAATCGTTTATGTTTATCGGACAGCAAAAAGGGTATAATACTAAAACACGTCAATATCGTAATTTTGGTATGGCTAATCCTGAAGGATACCGTAAAGCTTTACGGTTAATGAGAATGGCTGAGAAATTTGGTATACCTGTAGTAACATTAGTAGATACTCCAGGTGCATATCCTGGTTTAGAAGCTGAAGAAAGAGGTCAGGGTGAAGCTATTGCTCGTAATATACTTGAAATGACTCGTTTAAAAACTCCTGTAATAACTATTATTATTGGAGAAGGAGCATCAGGAGGAGCAGTTGGTATTGGAGTAGGAGATAGAGTGTATATGATGGAAAACACATGGTATACTGTAATTTCTCCTGAGTCTTGTTCATCAATATTATGGCGTAGCTGGGAGTTTAAAGAACAAGCTGCTGAGGCATTGAAATTAACTAGTGATGATTTGAAAAAATTAAAACTAATTGATGGAATAATTGAAGAACCAGTTGGTGGAGCACATTCAGACAGAAACGGAGCTTATGAAGCTGTAAAAAACCAAATTTTAACTGCTTTTGAAGAATTGAAAGTGTTAGATAAAGTTGAGTTGGTTGGACAAAGAATGGAAAAATATGCTAATATGGGAGTATATAAAGAGTAATTTTTTTCCTAAATTATATATAATAAAAGAGCATCTTAAATTTATAAGATGCTCTTTTTTATAAAAGTAATTTTAGAATTAAATAAAAGTTAATAAATATCCTAGAAAAGAGCTTCCTAAAACAATAAAAGCACTATTTAATTTTTTAAATAAAAAAACAATAAGTAAACTAACTATCGCTATTAAAGTTGTTCTCCAATCTGTGATAGTATTTTTAGCCATTTCTAAACAAACGGCTATAATTAAAGCTACTGCAGCTACATTAACGGTATCTAAAATATTTCCTATTACTTTTGATTTTCGCATTTTAGGAATTAATGGGTTTAGTATTAAAACAAGAAGGAAAGAAGGTAGAAATATTCCAAATGTAGCAGCTAAAGCTCCTAAAAAACCATTCATTTGCCACCCTATAAAAGTAGCTGTAGTTAAAATTGGCCCAGGAGTTATTTGTCCTACAGCAATAGCGTCTAGTAAGACTTGTTTAGTAAGCCAACCATTAGCTACTAATTCTGAGTCAAGGAAAGCAAATAATACATAACCACTACCATAAAGTATTGCTCCAATTTTAAGGAAAACTAAAAACACACTTAAAGTTGATACTTTGGTTTCTGTGCTAAATTGCATAATGAATAAAGGAATAATGCTGTTTAAATAATTATTATTTCTTTTAATAAAAAATAATAATACACCTAAAATAGCAGCTCCAAAAAGAACAATAATTTCATTTACTCCAAACAAGCATGCTATTATTGCTAAAATACAAAGTAAGGCTAACAGTTTACTTTTTATAGCTTTTTTACTTAATTTATAAGCTGCCATTAAAATTATTGAAATTACAGCTGGTTTTATACCATAAATAAAAGGATTGATATCTGGTAATTGGCCATATTCTTGGTAAAGCCAAGCAAAAACTCCAGTAATTAAAGCTGCAGGAAAAATAAAGCAAATCCCAGCAACAAATAATCCTTTCCATCCGGCTCTTTCATGTCCACAATGCATAGTCATTTCGGTAGAATTAGGGCCTGGAATTAAATTAGTAGCACCTACAAGATCTAAAAAATGTTCTTGAGTCATCCATTTTCGTTTTGTAACAACTTCATCTTCCATCATTGCTATATGTGCAGCTGGTCCACCAAATGCAATACATCCTAGTTTAAAAAATAAAGTAGCTACTTCTTTTAAGTCTTTTTTTTGTGATACTGTTTTATTTATTTCGCTCAAAATATTTTGTTATATAGCTAAACTAGTTATTTTACACGATTGTAAAAAGATAATTGATAGTTTGGTAATAAATTTGGTTGAGTAATTTTTATTAAATCTTTTAAAACAAGGTCTGGACGTACTGGAGATAATTCAAAATATATTAAACCACCAGTTTCACCTTTATTGTGAGCAATAGAATATAAGTTGTTGTTTATAAAAGCATCAAATTCTTTGTAATGAATATTGGCAGTTGTTAATTGTGTTTTTGTTTCATACAGTCCACAATTAAACCAAAAATTTGCTTTTTTCCCTTTATCTAAAACCTCTTCAAAACTAAGTTGTAAACTACCTGTTCCATTCGTGTCTTTCCATAAATAATTAAGATTTGCGTCTTTAAAATACGATGAAAAAAAACTTTTTCCTGCAGGAACATTCCAAACATCCTTAAACATACTGCCCGAAATAACAGTGATATTTTTATTATTTTCTTTGGCAATATTCTTAGCTTTTAAATATTCTGCTTCTATTTTGTTAAAAATACTATCGGCTTCTTTTTCTTTGTTAAGTAAAGCACCAAAAAACTTTATCCATTCTGCTCTACCTAAAGGAGTTTCTTCTAGCCAATCTCCGTTAAAAACTACAGGAATACCTGCTTTTTTTATATTCTCATATAATTTATTGTTTGGGTGTAATGAAAAACCAACAACAAGTTCAGGGTTTAAGTCCATTAATTTTTCCGTATTCATACTTTGCTCAGAACCTAATTCGATTACTTTTCCTTGCTTAATTCTATTTCTAGTTTTTTTAGAAGATATATATTGGGTATTAGGAAAACCTACTAAAGCGCTTTCTGAACCTAATAATTCTAGCATTGGAATGTGCGTAGTACTAGTAACTACCAGTTTTTTAACTGGCACTTTAATTTCATTTTTATTGTTTTTAGAGTTACTAAGTATGTAAGAAAATTGTTTGCTTGACTTTTGAAATACCTTTTTTATAATTAACTCTTTATAACCATTTTTAGTAATAATTTCAAAACCTTTAGCATATTTTAATACGCTTATTTTATCTGTTTTTTTAATACTTTCTTTTTGATTAGATGATTTACATTGAATTAAAAAAAAAGATATTATATATAATAATAAAAATTGTTTCATAATATTTTAAACTAAATTTAGTTTTATAATAGCACCATAAGCAAGTTTTAAATCAAAGGATTTTTCTAATGGTATATTGTTTATATATGACCAAATACTTCTAATCACTCCTGCATGAGTAACTATTATAGCCTTTTTTGTTTTATTTTGTTTCACTTCTTTTAAAAAAGATGTAGTTCTTTGATGTAAATCAATATATGATTCTCCATTTTTTGTTGGAACATTAACGAAATCGTTCATCCAAATATCTAAATCCACTCTATTAATTTCATCCCATTTTTTTAGTTCCCAATCACCAAAGTTCAATTCTTTTAATCGATTGTCAAAAGTAATTTTTGTAGTTAATTCTTTTGCTAAAATTGCACAACGTTTTAATGGACTACTATAAAAAGTTACATTTTCATTGTTCACAGGCATTTCTTTTAAAATAGGCTTAATTTCTTCTAAAAAAGAATCTCTAATGTTAATATCTGATTGACCATAACAAATACCTTTTGCTATATCAGGTGTAGTATGCCTTATTAAAATAATTTCCATAAACTTAAAATAGATAAATAAAAAATAACTTCAGAAATTTGTTGTAAGGCACCAGCACAATCTCCAGTTTGTCCGCCAATCCATTTTTTAAAAAAATGTCCCATGTAAAGAAAAGTAACTAACAATGGAAGTAAGGCTAAAAAGATTATATTTTTTTGAAAAAAAAGTAAAGGGAGTACACCAAATACACCTGATATGATTAGTGA belongs to Tenacibaculum sp. MAR_2010_89 and includes:
- the rluF gene encoding 23S rRNA pseudouridine(2604) synthase RluF gives rise to the protein MENTNDKSINLNKYISSTGICSRREAEKFISTSRVTINGKVAQLGNRVFEGDLVKIDGKPLKSKPKTIYIALNKPVGIVCTTDSKERKNIVKFVGYPQRLFPIGRLDKPSEGLIFLTNDGDIVNKILRAGNNHQKEYVVTVNKTINERFIKRMSNGIPILGTVTKKCKVEQINDTTFKIILVQGLNRQIRRMCEYLDYEVVKLKRTRIMNVSLGKLKRGEWRELTSQEMDEITKLVSTSSKTQEISKEPKKNQNLKSGKRTNFNSKFGRKRNK
- the tgt gene encoding tRNA guanosine(34) transglycosylase Tgt codes for the protein MQFDLKITDPKSKARAGVITTDHGTIETPIFMPVGTVATVKGVHQSELKEQINPDIILGNTYHLYLRPQTKILEQAGGLHKFMNWDRNILTDSGGYQVYSLSGRRKINEEGVKFKSHIDGSTHFFTPENVMETQRTIGADIIMAFDECTPYPCDYNYAKRSMHMTHRWLKRCINHLEKTPLKYDYNQTFFPIVQGSTYKDLRKQSAEYIASVGAEGNAIGGLSVGEPAEELYAMTEVVTEILPEDKPRYLMGVGTPINILENIALGIDMFDCVMPTRNARNGMLFTAHGSINIKNKKWENDFSPIDEMGITHVDTMYSKAYLRHLFASKEMLGKQIASIHNLGFYLWLTREARKHILAGDFVEWKDKMVKQMDKRL
- a CDS encoding LptF/LptG family permease, with protein sequence MKLLDRYILKRYLVTFLFTLLILIPIAVAIDIAEKIDKFLRNESLTLFEVVNDYYVNFIIYYVNTFMPLALFIAVILFTSKLANNTEIVAINSSQISFTRFLYPYFVGATIITTVALLMNHFFVPSSSKTRRTFEKKYLSSRHYVDNSIRDFSLQLNDSTYVFIQRFNLERNSGYNFSTETYKGIQLKYKLTSENINWDKNDSVFKLYNWKIRKVLKDRDIISSGNNMDTTFAFTPKDFNYKSIVAQEMGSNELIDFITISKKRGIKNLNAYYVELYKRTSLPIASYILTLIAVALAYKKKRGGIGVNLAFGLAIMFVYIFVLKIAEVLGAVADANPLINVWTPNIIFGIYAIYLYINARK
- a CDS encoding DMT family transporter produces the protein MQESKLKHYLLLHFIVFIWGFTAILGALITINAVPLVWFRMLLAVIFIAIYFIVKKKSFKIEKKAILKFVISGLIIALHWITFFKAIKVSNVSVALVTMSTGAFFTSLIEPVFFKRRIKAIEILLGLLVIFGLYIIFNFESKYTLGIIYALISSFLSALFSVLNGLFVKKYEADLISFYQLLFGVLGVTVFLIFTNQFSLEFFSLPLSDWFYLLLLSSICTAYAFIASVHVMKYLTPYTVMLTINLEPVYAIILALIIFGEKEQMNIEFYYGAAIVLFVVLLNGLLKNKRAIEKKIRTKNK
- a CDS encoding acetyl-CoA carboxylase carboxyltransferase subunit alpha — encoded protein: MEYLDFEMPIKELEDQLAKCFDIGKESDVDVTETCKKIEKKLEKAKKDIYKNLTPWQRVQLSRHPNRPYTLDYIKAICGNTFMELHGDRSVKDDKAMIGGLGKIGDQSFMFIGQQKGYNTKTRQYRNFGMANPEGYRKALRLMRMAEKFGIPVVTLVDTPGAYPGLEAEERGQGEAIARNILEMTRLKTPVITIIIGEGASGGAVGIGVGDRVYMMENTWYTVISPESCSSILWRSWEFKEQAAEALKLTSDDLKKLKLIDGIIEEPVGGAHSDRNGAYEAVKNQILTAFEELKVLDKVELVGQRMEKYANMGVYKE
- the chrA gene encoding chromate efflux transporter, which produces MSEINKTVSQKKDLKEVATLFFKLGCIAFGGPAAHIAMMEDEVVTKRKWMTQEHFLDLVGATNLIPGPNSTEMTMHCGHERAGWKGLFVAGICFIFPAALITGVFAWLYQEYGQLPDINPFIYGIKPAVISIILMAAYKLSKKAIKSKLLALLCILAIIACLFGVNEIIVLFGAAILGVLLFFIKRNNNYLNSIIPLFIMQFSTETKVSTLSVFLVFLKIGAILYGSGYVLFAFLDSELVANGWLTKQVLLDAIAVGQITPGPILTTATFIGWQMNGFLGALAATFGIFLPSFLLVLILNPLIPKMRKSKVIGNILDTVNVAAVALIIAVCLEMAKNTITDWRTTLIAIVSLLIVFLFKKLNSAFIVLGSSFLGYLLTFI
- a CDS encoding ABC transporter substrate-binding protein, coding for MKQFLLLYIISFFLIQCKSSNQKESIKKTDKISVLKYAKGFEIITKNGYKELIIKKVFQKSSKQFSYILSNSKNNKNEIKVPVKKLVVTSTTHIPMLELLGSESALVGFPNTQYISSKKTRNRIKQGKVIELGSEQSMNTEKLMDLNPELVVGFSLHPNNKLYENIKKAGIPVVFNGDWLEETPLGRAEWIKFFGALLNKEKEADSIFNKIEAEYLKAKNIAKENNKNITVISGSMFKDVWNVPAGKSFFSSYFKDANLNYLWKDTNGTGSLQLSFEEVLDKGKKANFWFNCGLYETKTQLTTANIHYKEFDAFINNNLYSIAHNKGETGGLIYFELSPVRPDLVLKDLIKITQPNLLPNYQLSFYNRVK
- the cobC gene encoding alpha-ribazole phosphatase, yielding MEIILIRHTTPDIAKGICYGQSDINIRDSFLEEIKPILKEMPVNNENVTFYSSPLKRCAILAKELTTKITFDNRLKELNFGDWELKKWDEINRVDLDIWMNDFVNVPTKNGESYIDLHQRTTSFLKEVKQNKTKKAIIVTHAGVIRSIWSYINNIPLEKSFDLKLAYGAIIKLNLV